The Akkermansia muciniphila genome contains a region encoding:
- a CDS encoding outer membrane beta-barrel protein, giving the protein MKRNLFITYALGLLSCTFSAQASNDPWDYYRVGGNYSSAYSTRYDSNFGMSIKGMYGFHSGNDYGIDMPDLYGAQLGLHANIPSGSVFHELSFNLGALTGSKTYGGELKWKQQVFPFTAGYSFNVPLSDSATFYLGGKIGFHYYKQELSGGGEKASESDSSGTYSALIGFKFAVAEKTDIVIGYEIAKYWSDVDPYHFITVGFNWSF; this is encoded by the coding sequence ATGAAGAGAAACTTATTTATAACGTACGCATTAGGCCTATTGTCCTGTACTTTTTCAGCCCAAGCATCCAATGACCCTTGGGATTATTATAGGGTAGGAGGTAATTATAGTTCCGCATATTCAACACGGTATGATTCCAATTTTGGAATGAGTATCAAAGGTATGTATGGATTCCACTCAGGAAATGATTATGGAATAGATATGCCAGACCTGTACGGTGCCCAATTAGGACTTCACGCTAACATTCCATCGGGTTCTGTTTTCCATGAATTATCTTTCAATCTCGGCGCGCTTACAGGTTCTAAAACCTACGGAGGGGAGTTAAAATGGAAACAACAAGTATTCCCCTTCACCGCTGGATATTCTTTCAATGTCCCCTTATCTGATTCTGCCACTTTCTATTTAGGCGGCAAAATTGGTTTTCACTATTATAAACAGGAACTCTCTGGTGGAGGAGAAAAAGCTTCTGAGTCTGATTCTAGTGGAACTTACTCGGCATTAATCGGTTTTAAATTTGCTGTTGCAGAAAAAACAGACATCGTTATTGGATATGAAATAGCGAAATACTGGTCAGATGTTGACCCATACCACTTTATCACAGTTGGCTTTAACTGGTCATTCTAA